In the genome of Anaerolineae bacterium, one region contains:
- a CDS encoding DUF2294 domain-containing protein yields MSKKTRGEYEDEFSRAIIRLEKEYFGRGPVEIRTFFLNDMIVVRLRGILAQAEVKLCKTTEGQALVKETRRCLFESSRFLLENAVREIVGCNVISLHTDMSTKTGERIIVLTVDTKLDDLVRPTS; encoded by the coding sequence ATGAGCAAAAAAACCCGCGGGGAATATGAAGATGAATTTAGCCGGGCGATTATCAGGCTGGAGAAGGAATATTTTGGACGCGGCCCGGTAGAAATACGCACCTTCTTTCTGAATGATATGATCGTGGTGCGCCTGCGTGGCATTTTAGCGCAGGCGGAAGTAAAATTGTGTAAAACCACTGAGGGACAAGCCCTGGTTAAAGAAACTCGCCGCTGCTTGTTTGAGTCTTCCCGATTTTTACTTGAAAATGCGGTACGAGAGATTGTTGGCTGCAATGTTATCAGTTTGCATACCGATATGAGTACAAAAACGGGTGAACGAATCATTGTGCTGACGGTTGATACCAAGCTGGATGATTTGGTTAGGCCAACATCGTAG